The proteins below are encoded in one region of Drosophila santomea strain STO CAGO 1482 chromosome 2R, Prin_Dsan_1.1, whole genome shotgun sequence:
- the LOC120445227 gene encoding serine/threonine-protein phosphatase alpha-2 isoform: MSRRSTALSTGKEYTKEEKNRMTQLDVIISQLKTQAVGNRRAGNLSEATITYLCDASRELFLSQPMLLELSAPVKICGDLHGQFKDLLRIFQQCGMPPLSNFLFLGDYVDRGQSSIETLALLLTYKLRYPENFFLLRGNHESADLNRVYGFFDECKRRYSIKLWRSFVDCYDCMPVAAIVADRIFCVHGGLSPDLKNLDDIRRLHRPTEVPSDGLLCDLLWSDPDESTGTWASNDRGVSYTFGANIVEGFLMQHKFNLIVRAHQVVEDGYEFFADRQLVTIFSAPNYCDIFDNCGAVLVVDARLVCHFVIIRPRPFVRATGFESDSGSPATTTNGPPPSIREKRLF, from the coding sequence ATGTCTCGTCGTTCGACCGCTTTATCCACTGGCAAGGAGTACACCAAGGAGGAAAAGAACCGAATGACCCAACTGGACGTCATTATCAGTCAGCTGAAGACGCAGGCGGTGGGAAACCGAAGGGCCGGCAATTTGAGCGAGGCCACCATCACATATCTGTGCGATGCGAGTCGGGAACTGTTTCTATCGCAGCCGATGCTCCTGGAACTGAGTGCGCCGGTGAAGATATGCGGGGATCTGCATGGGCAGTTCAAGGATCTGTTGAGGATCTTTCAGCAGTGCGGCATGCCGCCGCTGTCCAACTTCCTGTTCCTGGGCGATTACGTGGATCGGGGTCAGAGCTCCATCGAAACTCTGGCCCTGCTGTTGACCTATAAGCTTCGCTATCCGGAGAATTTCTTCCTGCTGCGCGGCAATCACGAGTCGGCGGATCTGAATCGAGTGTACGGGTTTTTCGACGAGTGCAAGCGACGATATAGCATTAAATTGTGGCGCTCCTTTGTGGATTGCTACGACTGCATGCCAGTGGCTGCCATCGTGGCCGATCGCATTTTCTGCGTCCATGGCGGACTGAGTCCGGATCTGAAGAATCTGGACGACATCCGTCGGCTGCATCGACCCACCGAAGTGCCCAGCGATGGGCTGCTGTGCGATTTGCTCTGGTCGGATCCGGATGAGTCAACTGGGACATGGGCGTCCAACGATCGGGGTGTCAGCTACACCTTTGGAGCCAACATTGTGGAGGGCTTCCTCATGCAGCACAAGTTCAATCTGATTGTCCGCGCCCATCAGGTGGTCGAGGATGGCTACGAGTTCTTCGCCGACCGCCAGTTGGTCACCATATTCTCCGCCCCCAACTACTGCGACATCTTCGATAACTGCGGAGCTGTTCTGGTGGTGGACGCCAGGCTGGTCTGCCACTTCGTCATCATCCGTCCGAGGCCGTTTGTGCGAGCCACGGGCTTTGAGTCGGATAGTGGATCACCAGCTACGACGACCAACGGACCACCGCCCTCCATTAGGGAGAAGAGGCTTTTCTAG
- the LOC120445816 gene encoding transmembrane emp24 domain-containing protein 2 — translation MLSLIVLVLALLRAASGFIITVDAHETMCFYDHANVSDKVTMSFEVMEGGFKDVGVEISGPDDDRLHHSQQDTLGSFTFTAMKEGQYQLCFDNKMSTLTPKILMFQFQVARAIEYYMDSSKRGDDVIEQAAVQSMMNELSAKLGAVKMEQEYMHFRYRGHLEVSDMVELRVLAWSIFAPMMLIITAVLEIYYLKHFFEVKRVV, via the coding sequence atgctgtCATTAATTGTCTTGGTGCTAGCGCTTTTGAGAGCGGCTAGTGGCTTCATCATCACCGTGGATGCCCACGAGACGATGTGCTTCTACGATCACGCCAATGTCAGCGACAAGGTGACCATGTCCTTTGAGGTAATGGAAGGTGGCTTCAAGGATGTGGGCGTCGAGATCTCGGGACCCGACGACGATCGCCTGCACCACTCCCAGCAGGACACTTTGGGCAGTTTCACCTTCACGGCCATGAAAGAGGGCCAGTACCAGTTGTGCTTCGACAATAAAATGTCTACGCTGACTCCCAAGATCCTGATGTTCCAGTTCCAAGTGGCCAGGGCCATTGAGTACTACATGGACTCCTCAAAACGAGGAGACGACGTCATCGAGCAGGCGGCTGTCCAGTCGATGATGAACGAACTCTCCGCCAAACTGGGAGCCGTGAAGATGGAGCAGGAGTACATGCACTTCCGCTATCGCGGCCACTTGGAGGTCAGCGATATGGTGGAACTGCGGGTCCTGGCGTGGTCCATATTTGCGCCCATGATGCTGATCATTACGGCTGTTCTGGAGATATACTACCTCAAGCATTTCTTCGAAGTCAAGCGCGTGGTTTGA